In one window of Opitutus sp. GAS368 DNA:
- a CDS encoding SRPBCC family protein, whose product MSSSFPADRELVIQRVLHAPREKLWRCWTTPELIVQWFTPPPFKTVKAVMDVRAGGSSNVTMRSPEGLEFPNPGIYLEVVPNEKLVFTDAFTSAWEPSAKPFMTGILTFEDAGPGKTKYTARVRHWTVADREAHEKMGFEKGWGIATSQLEALAQKL is encoded by the coding sequence ATGTCCTCCTCATTCCCTGCCGACCGTGAACTCGTCATCCAGCGCGTGCTGCACGCCCCGCGCGAAAAGCTCTGGCGCTGCTGGACCACGCCGGAACTCATCGTGCAATGGTTCACGCCGCCGCCGTTCAAGACCGTCAAGGCCGTGATGGACGTCCGCGCCGGTGGCTCCAGCAACGTCACGATGCGGTCGCCCGAGGGGCTGGAATTTCCCAACCCGGGCATCTACCTGGAGGTCGTGCCGAACGAGAAACTTGTCTTCACCGACGCGTTCACCAGTGCCTGGGAACCGTCGGCCAAGCCCTTCATGACGGGCATCCTCACGTTCGAGGACGCCGGTCCCGGAAAGACCAAATACACGGCGCGCGTCCGCCACTGGACCGTCGCCGACCGCGAAGCCCACGAGAAGATGGGCTTCGAAAAAGGTTGGGGCATCGCCACGAGCCAGCTCGAAGCCCTGGCGCAGAAGCTCTGA
- a CDS encoding response regulator, with the protein MNPPLPAAVTLPPALRPLRVLYADDVRQLRELMTLMLKREQHGVETVENGAEALTRLTAAPTGYDLLITDHHMPRLNGLELVRRARGLDYPGRIIVFSSELGPLVHEEYRRLNVDLILPKPVFPLTLRLMLRQLFASHYPEPVASEAQIY; encoded by the coding sequence GTGAACCCGCCTCTGCCCGCCGCCGTCACACTTCCGCCCGCTCTCCGGCCGCTGCGCGTACTCTATGCCGATGATGTGCGCCAACTGCGCGAACTGATGACCTTGATGCTCAAGCGCGAGCAGCACGGGGTGGAAACGGTCGAGAACGGGGCGGAGGCCCTGACCCGGCTGACCGCCGCCCCCACCGGCTACGACCTGCTCATCACCGATCACCACATGCCCCGGCTGAACGGCCTGGAACTCGTGCGCCGGGCCCGCGGGCTGGACTATCCGGGCAGGATCATCGTCTTCAGCTCCGAACTCGGCCCGCTGGTGCACGAGGAATACCGCCGGCTCAACGTGGACCTGATCCTGCCCAAGCCCGTTTTTCCCCTCACCTTGCGGTTGATGCTGCGCCAGCTGTTCGCCTCGCATTACCCGGAGCCGGTGGCCTCGGAGGCGCAGATTTATTAA
- the metH gene encoding methionine synthase, with amino-acid sequence MSALPPTAAETALRRLLAERVAILDGAMGTTIRSYNLTEQDARGDRFKDAPKDLKNNGDIYSLTRPNEIGDIHRRFLEAGADIIETNTFSATAIGQSEFFIEDPREKGGRKDPAFYQSVIGNKFLETLAHDINFQSARQCREWADRIANATGRRRYVAGALGPLTVSLSNSPDADDAGFRVVTFDQVKTDYRRQVRALIAGGVDLLLVETIFDSLNAKAALVAIEEIFAEDKIKLPLMISAAVGRGGETMISAQTVGAFWNAVRTHRPLAVGLNCSIGPDLMRPFLEELGQKSDTFISCYPNAGLPNPLTETGFDLKPADMARFMGEFAGSGLLNIAGGCCGNTPEHIAAIAESLKPQPARKVTIVKPEVVGGPASLRAASAVEGSAPAEPPRPLQLSGSLPFTQQIGSFMMVGERTNVAGSPKFAKLVKAGNYEEAVSVARQQVDNGANVIDVCMDDGLIDGVAAMTRFLQLIGSEPEIAKVPVMVDSSKWEVIEAGLKCLQGKGIVNSISLKEGEAKFLEQARIILRYGAAVVVMAFDENGQAASYAEKIRICERAYRLLVDTVGFPPEDIIFDPNILTVGTGIEEHNNYAVDFIEATRWIKTHLPHAKVSGGVSNVSFSFRGNNPVREAMHAAFLYHAIKAGMDMGIVNPSMLEVYEEVDKELLVLVEDVLLNRRPDATERLVEHGEKLKAQAGGPASLRAAADIAVLEAWRTGTVEARLSHALVKGIDAWIDQDTEEARKKYGKPLNIIEGPLMDGMRVVGDLFGAGKMFLPQVVKSARVMKKAVAYLQPFMEAEKAALVAAGGIAKAQGRIVMATVKGDVHDIGKNIVGVVLACNNYEVIDLGVMVSCEKILAAAKEKGADIIGLSGLITPSLDEMVHNAKEMERQGLKIPLLIGGATTSAAHNAVKIAPHYSEPVVHVLDASRVIGVVSKLLSSDHKPAYVAEVKATQERQRTEFADRKGARKLLSLPEARKRAQPTDWATVDIPKPEFLGTKVFSSGGPVSAPAASVEGPAPAGPIQPLTLAEIADFIDWGPFFSTWELHGRFPDILKDPVVGEEATKLYAEAQAMLKRIIAEKRYTAKAVIGFWPANAVGDSVEVYADEARSKVLKTFHFLRQQNEKAAGQFNHCLADFIAPKDSGRIDYLGGFAVTAGHGVEEFAASFRAKHDDFNAILAQALGDRLAEALAELMHKKARDYSGYGKTENLEMKDIIREKYRGIRPAPGYPACPDHTEKPPLFDLLNAPEATGITLTESNAMFPASSVSGHYFNHPDSKYFAVGKLAKDQVEDYTLRKDQWLEVSERWLAPYLDYEPTP; translated from the coding sequence ATGTCCGCCCTTCCCCCCACCGCCGCTGAAACCGCGCTCCGCCGACTGCTGGCCGAGCGCGTGGCCATCCTTGATGGCGCGATGGGCACGACCATCCGCAGCTACAACCTCACCGAGCAGGATGCGCGTGGCGATCGCTTCAAGGATGCGCCCAAGGATCTCAAGAACAACGGCGACATCTACTCCCTCACCCGCCCGAATGAGATTGGCGACATCCACCGGCGCTTCCTCGAGGCCGGGGCCGACATCATCGAGACCAATACCTTTTCCGCGACCGCCATCGGCCAGAGCGAGTTCTTCATCGAGGACCCGCGCGAGAAGGGCGGCCGCAAGGACCCGGCGTTCTACCAAAGCGTCATCGGGAACAAATTCCTCGAGACCCTCGCGCACGACATCAACTTCCAGTCCGCGCGCCAATGCCGCGAGTGGGCCGACCGCATCGCCAACGCCACGGGCAGGCGCCGCTACGTTGCGGGCGCCCTCGGGCCGCTGACCGTCTCGCTCTCCAATTCCCCCGACGCCGACGACGCCGGCTTCCGCGTCGTCACCTTCGACCAGGTGAAGACCGACTATCGCCGCCAGGTGCGCGCCCTCATCGCCGGTGGCGTGGACCTGCTGCTCGTCGAGACCATCTTCGACTCGCTCAACGCCAAGGCCGCCCTTGTCGCCATCGAAGAGATCTTCGCCGAGGACAAAATCAAGCTGCCGCTCATGATCTCGGCCGCCGTCGGCCGCGGCGGCGAGACGATGATCTCGGCGCAGACCGTCGGCGCCTTCTGGAATGCCGTGCGCACGCACCGGCCCCTCGCCGTCGGCCTCAATTGCTCGATCGGCCCCGACCTCATGCGCCCGTTCCTCGAGGAGCTGGGCCAGAAGTCCGACACCTTCATCTCCTGCTACCCAAATGCGGGCCTGCCGAATCCGCTCACGGAAACCGGCTTCGACCTGAAGCCCGCCGACATGGCCCGCTTCATGGGCGAGTTCGCCGGCAGCGGCCTGCTCAATATCGCGGGTGGCTGCTGCGGCAACACCCCCGAGCACATCGCCGCCATTGCCGAGTCCCTCAAGCCCCAGCCGGCCCGCAAGGTCACGATCGTAAAGCCCGAGGTTGTTGGAGGGCCCGCGTCCCTGCGGGCCGCTTCTGCCGTGGAGGGCTCAGCTCCAGCTGAGCCGCCGCGCCCCCTCCAGCTGTCGGGTTCACTGCCATTCACCCAACAGATCGGGTCGTTCATGATGGTTGGCGAGCGCACCAACGTCGCCGGCTCGCCGAAGTTCGCCAAGCTCGTCAAGGCCGGCAACTATGAGGAGGCCGTCTCCGTCGCCCGCCAGCAGGTCGACAACGGCGCCAACGTCATCGACGTCTGCATGGACGACGGCCTGATCGACGGCGTCGCGGCCATGACGCGCTTCCTGCAGCTCATCGGCAGCGAACCCGAGATCGCCAAGGTCCCGGTCATGGTCGACTCCTCCAAGTGGGAGGTCATCGAGGCGGGCCTGAAATGTCTTCAAGGCAAGGGCATCGTAAACTCCATCTCCCTCAAGGAGGGCGAGGCCAAGTTCCTTGAGCAGGCGCGCATCATCCTCCGCTACGGCGCCGCCGTGGTCGTCATGGCCTTCGACGAGAATGGTCAGGCCGCCTCCTACGCCGAGAAGATCCGCATCTGCGAGCGCGCCTACCGCCTGCTCGTCGACACCGTGGGTTTCCCGCCCGAGGACATCATCTTCGACCCGAACATCCTCACCGTCGGCACCGGCATCGAGGAGCACAACAACTACGCCGTCGATTTCATCGAGGCCACGCGCTGGATCAAGACCCACCTGCCCCACGCCAAGGTCAGCGGCGGCGTCTCCAACGTCTCCTTCAGCTTCCGCGGCAACAATCCCGTGCGCGAGGCCATGCACGCGGCCTTCCTCTACCACGCCATCAAGGCCGGCATGGACATGGGCATCGTCAACCCGTCGATGCTCGAGGTCTACGAAGAGGTGGACAAGGAGCTGCTCGTCCTCGTCGAGGACGTCCTCCTCAACCGACGCCCCGACGCGACAGAACGCCTCGTCGAACACGGTGAGAAGCTCAAGGCCCAGGCTGGAGGGCCCGCGTCCCTGCGGGCCGCCGCCGACATCGCCGTGCTCGAGGCCTGGCGCACGGGCACCGTCGAGGCCCGCCTGTCGCACGCTCTCGTGAAGGGCATTGACGCCTGGATCGACCAGGACACGGAGGAAGCCCGGAAGAAATACGGCAAACCGCTCAACATCATCGAGGGCCCGCTGATGGACGGTATGCGCGTCGTCGGCGATCTCTTCGGCGCCGGCAAGATGTTCCTCCCGCAGGTCGTGAAGTCCGCCCGCGTCATGAAGAAGGCCGTCGCCTATCTCCAACCCTTCATGGAGGCCGAGAAGGCCGCGCTCGTCGCCGCCGGCGGCATTGCCAAGGCCCAGGGCCGCATCGTCATGGCCACGGTCAAGGGCGACGTGCACGACATCGGCAAGAACATCGTCGGCGTCGTCCTCGCCTGCAACAATTACGAGGTCATCGACCTCGGCGTCATGGTGTCGTGCGAAAAGATCCTCGCCGCCGCCAAGGAGAAGGGCGCCGACATCATCGGCCTCTCCGGCCTCATCACGCCGTCGCTCGACGAGATGGTGCACAACGCCAAGGAAATGGAGCGCCAGGGCCTGAAGATCCCGCTGCTCATCGGCGGCGCCACCACGTCGGCCGCGCACAACGCGGTGAAGATCGCCCCGCATTACTCCGAGCCTGTCGTCCACGTGCTCGACGCCTCGCGCGTCATCGGCGTCGTCTCCAAGCTGCTCAGCTCCGACCACAAGCCCGCTTATGTCGCCGAGGTGAAGGCCACGCAGGAGCGCCAGCGCACCGAGTTCGCCGACCGCAAGGGCGCCCGCAAGCTCCTCTCCCTCCCCGAAGCCCGCAAGCGCGCCCAGCCGACGGATTGGGCGACAGTGGATATCCCGAAGCCGGAATTCCTCGGCACAAAGGTCTTCTCTTCTGGAGGGCCGGTCTCCGCACCGGCCGCTTCCGTGGAGGGCCCAGCTCCAGCTGGGCCGATTCAGCCGCTCACCCTCGCTGAAATCGCAGATTTCATCGACTGGGGCCCGTTCTTCTCCACGTGGGAGTTGCACGGTCGCTTCCCCGACATCCTGAAGGATCCGGTCGTCGGCGAGGAGGCCACCAAGCTCTATGCCGAGGCGCAGGCGATGCTGAAGCGCATCATCGCGGAAAAACGCTACACCGCCAAGGCTGTCATCGGCTTCTGGCCGGCCAATGCCGTCGGCGACAGCGTCGAGGTCTATGCCGACGAGGCGCGTTCAAAGGTACTCAAGACCTTCCACTTCCTCCGCCAGCAAAACGAGAAGGCCGCCGGTCAGTTCAACCACTGCCTGGCCGACTTCATTGCCCCGAAGGATTCTGGCCGCATCGACTATCTGGGCGGCTTCGCCGTCACGGCCGGCCATGGCGTCGAGGAATTCGCCGCGTCGTTCCGCGCGAAGCACGACGACTTCAACGCCATCCTCGCCCAGGCGCTCGGCGACCGCCTCGCCGAGGCCCTCGCCGAGCTGATGCACAAGAAGGCCCGCGACTATTCCGGCTACGGCAAGACCGAGAATCTGGAGATGAAGGACATCATCCGGGAAAAATACCGCGGCATCCGCCCCGCCCCCGGCTATCCCGCCTGCCCCGACCACACGGAGAAGCCACCGCTGTTCGACCTGCTCAACGCACCCGAGGCCACCGGCATCACGCTGACGGAAAGCAACGCCATGTTCCCCGCCAGCAGCGTCAGCGGCCACTACTTCAACCACCCCGATTCAAAATACTTTGCCGTCGGCAAGTTGGCGAAGGACCAAGTCGAGGACTACACCCTCCGCAAAGATCAGTGGCTGGAAGTCTCGGAGCGCTGGCTTGCTCCCTACCTCGATTACGAACCCACGCCCTGA
- a CDS encoding metalloregulator ArsR/SmtB family transcription factor: MQSLLAIADPTRRRIVELLAQRDRTAGELVAEFDLSAPAISQHLNVLREAGLVTTRAEGQSRIQTLNPAGLDDLGAWLERTRNFWSQRLDDLERELKADDERNNRKKKRS, encoded by the coding sequence ATGCAAAGCCTCCTGGCCATCGCCGACCCGACCCGCCGCCGCATCGTTGAACTGCTCGCGCAGCGCGACCGCACCGCCGGCGAGCTGGTGGCGGAATTCGACTTGAGCGCCCCGGCGATTTCCCAGCACCTGAACGTGCTGCGCGAGGCCGGGCTCGTCACCACGCGCGCCGAGGGCCAGTCGCGCATCCAAACGCTCAATCCCGCCGGCCTGGACGACCTCGGGGCCTGGCTCGAGCGCACCCGGAATTTCTGGAGCCAGCGGCTCGACGACCTCGAGCGCGAGCTGAAGGCCGACGATGAACGCAACAACCGCAAAAAGAAAAGATCATGA
- a CDS encoding SRPBCC family protein: MKNNDDRAQFPAPGEIRIMRTLPGPIERIWTYLTDPEKRSRWFAGGPMELRAGGKVELFFQHKIIAPGETPPEKYAAVHNEGFKMPGTILRCEPPRVLSYTFDDNSDVTFELIPQDAKVLLILTHRSRGEDLPFLSGYASGWHSHLLLLIALLDGTTPPPFWATHTRLKAEYEKLQAAAQRG, translated from the coding sequence ATGAAGAACAACGACGACCGCGCCCAGTTCCCCGCCCCCGGGGAGATCCGCATCATGCGCACGCTGCCGGGTCCCATCGAACGCATCTGGACCTACCTGACCGATCCCGAGAAGCGCAGCCGCTGGTTCGCCGGCGGCCCGATGGAGCTGCGCGCGGGCGGAAAGGTGGAGCTCTTCTTCCAGCACAAGATCATCGCCCCAGGCGAAACGCCGCCTGAGAAATACGCCGCGGTGCACAATGAAGGCTTCAAGATGCCCGGCACGATCCTCCGCTGCGAGCCGCCCCGCGTGCTCAGCTACACCTTCGACGACAACTCCGACGTCACCTTCGAGCTCATCCCCCAGGATGCCAAGGTCCTGCTGATCCTAACCCACCGCAGCCGCGGCGAAGACCTCCCGTTCCTCAGCGGCTACGCCAGCGGCTGGCATTCACACCTACTGCTCCTCATCGCCCTGCTCGACGGCACCACGCCCCCGCCCTTCTGGGCCACCCACACGCGGCTGAAGGCCGAATACGAAAAGCTCCAAGCCGCCGCCCAGCGGGGTTAA
- a CDS encoding SDR family oxidoreductase gives MKDQTILITGGTTGIGLATAQLLQAGGARVIVTGRNPETLAVARATLGPTAIVLASDSASLADASALGAQIGQHAGKLDGVFLNAGIARFAPIEAVTPRFFDDLFEVNVRGLYFQLQSLLPVLANPGAVVLNASLSAEIAMANASVYAATKAAVVALGRNLAVELAPRGIRLNTINPGPVTTPIFGKLGLPADAVQGFVEQTTAKSLAKRFGTADEIAKLARFLLSADSRYMIGATVRIDGGIGLA, from the coding sequence ATGAAAGACCAAACCATCCTCATCACCGGCGGCACCACCGGCATCGGCCTCGCCACCGCCCAACTCCTGCAAGCCGGGGGCGCGCGGGTCATCGTCACCGGCCGCAACCCGGAGACCTTGGCCGTCGCGCGCGCCACGCTCGGCCCGACCGCCATCGTCCTCGCCTCCGACTCCGCCTCGCTCGCCGACGCCTCGGCGCTCGGAGCCCAGATCGGGCAGCATGCCGGGAAACTCGACGGCGTGTTCCTCAACGCCGGCATCGCCCGGTTCGCCCCGATCGAGGCGGTGACGCCGCGGTTTTTCGACGACTTGTTCGAGGTCAATGTCCGCGGCCTGTATTTCCAGCTCCAGTCGCTGCTGCCCGTCCTCGCGAACCCGGGCGCGGTGGTGCTCAACGCCTCGCTCTCGGCGGAAATCGCGATGGCCAACGCCAGCGTCTATGCGGCGACCAAGGCCGCCGTCGTGGCCCTGGGCCGGAACCTGGCCGTCGAGCTCGCCCCGCGCGGCATCCGCCTCAACACGATCAACCCGGGCCCGGTCACGACGCCCATCTTCGGCAAGCTCGGCCTGCCGGCCGACGCCGTGCAGGGCTTCGTCGAACAGACGACCGCGAAGTCGCTGGCCAAACGCTTCGGCACCGCCGACGAGATCGCCAAGCTCGCCCGCTTCCTCCTCTCCGCCGACTCCCGCTACATGATCGGCGCCACGGTCCGTATCGACGGCGGCATCGGCCTCGCCTGA
- a CDS encoding FKBP-type peptidyl-prolyl cis-trans isomerase: MNPVLRTCGLLAVLLLAGCGPKEPPAPAGPEKSEAELRREQYFGQKIAADKGIAWRPSNLGIRIIAPGEGPLVQLQDRVRVHYTGRLVDGTVFDDSRARGQPSDFAVGGLIPGWSAAMLTLRPGAKAVFYIPPHLGYGGLRAGKVPPFSALIFDLELIAVNPEPAVKP, translated from the coding sequence ATGAATCCCGTCCTGCGCACCTGCGGGCTGCTGGCCGTCCTGTTGCTCGCGGGTTGCGGTCCCAAGGAACCGCCGGCCCCGGCCGGGCCGGAGAAGAGCGAGGCCGAGCTGCGCCGCGAACAATATTTCGGCCAGAAGATCGCAGCGGACAAAGGCATCGCGTGGCGCCCGAGCAACCTCGGCATCAGGATCATCGCGCCCGGCGAGGGCCCCCTCGTGCAGCTGCAGGACCGGGTGCGCGTGCACTACACCGGCCGGCTGGTGGATGGCACGGTGTTCGATGACTCCCGGGCGCGCGGCCAGCCGTCCGACTTTGCCGTCGGCGGGCTCATTCCCGGCTGGTCCGCGGCCATGCTCACGCTCCGGCCCGGCGCCAAGGCGGTGTTCTACATTCCCCCGCACCTCGGTTACGGCGGCCTGCGCGCGGGCAAGGTCCCGCCGTTTTCCGCGCTGATCTTCGACCTCGAGCTGATCGCCGTGAACCCGGAACCGGCGGTCAAGCCCTGA
- a CDS encoding DTW domain-containing protein translates to MARSVVLETTPRCERCRCPPRWCICAGHQPVATPLQVDVLIHKREYWRPTSTGRLINRIVTGSRGHVFWQEKPPGRASVVQPGRELWILHPRGEELPAGAVPANLQVLLLDGSWSEAGSMLEVVGQWGRRISLPMTGPSRYWLRNAPGAGKYATVEALLFLYAALGLTAAEAALRLQFELHVYAGLRTRGAKARADEFLATSPLRTAMPELLARLGERRPHC, encoded by the coding sequence ATGGCCCGGAGCGTCGTCCTTGAAACCACCCCGCGCTGCGAGCGTTGCCGGTGCCCGCCGCGCTGGTGCATCTGCGCGGGCCACCAACCGGTGGCGACCCCGCTGCAGGTGGACGTGCTCATCCACAAGCGGGAATACTGGCGGCCGACGAGCACGGGACGGTTGATCAACCGCATCGTGACGGGTTCGCGCGGCCATGTTTTCTGGCAGGAGAAGCCACCGGGGCGGGCCTCGGTCGTGCAGCCCGGCCGCGAACTCTGGATCCTGCATCCGCGCGGCGAGGAGCTGCCGGCCGGTGCCGTGCCGGCGAACCTCCAGGTATTGCTGCTCGACGGCAGCTGGAGCGAGGCCGGTTCGATGCTGGAGGTGGTGGGGCAATGGGGCCGGCGCATCAGCCTGCCGATGACCGGCCCGAGCCGTTATTGGCTGCGCAACGCGCCGGGGGCGGGAAAATACGCGACGGTGGAGGCGCTGCTGTTCCTGTATGCCGCGCTCGGGCTCACCGCGGCCGAGGCCGCACTCCGCCTGCAGTTCGAGCTGCACGTCTACGCCGGTCTCCGCACCCGCGGGGCCAAGGCGCGGGCCGACGAGTTTCTCGCGACTTCGCCCCTGCGCACCGCGATGCCGGAGCTGCTGGCGCGGCTGGGTGAGCGGCGGCCGCATTGCTGA
- a CDS encoding NAD-dependent epimerase/dehydratase family protein — protein sequence MRVLIIGGTGLISTGIVQALRERGADLTVFNRGRTDDRLGPGVRRLVGDRQDFPAFEQAVVAAGPWDVVIDMICFRPDEAASVLRAGAGRCGHFIFCSTVCTYGNTQTVVPTTEDTPQVPHSEYGRHKFACEQLFLRAHAEGKMPVTIIRPSHTYGPGGGIINNLHTEPSFLARLRAGRPVIVSGDGHGLWQSAYADDVGRGFAHAAANPRCFGQAYNAVADEVVTWDQYVRRTAATIGAPEPRLVHLPTDFLLAVDAKRYVLLDEIFRFHGVYSNTKLKRDVPEFRLTTSYEEGVRRTVAWIDRHKPVPPLPADTPDDRLIAAWDKFVVTAPRG from the coding sequence ATGCGCGTGCTCATCATCGGTGGGACCGGCCTTATCTCGACCGGGATCGTCCAGGCCCTCCGCGAGCGCGGCGCCGACCTCACGGTCTTCAACCGCGGCCGGACCGACGACCGGCTGGGTCCCGGGGTGCGGCGCCTGGTGGGCGACCGGCAGGATTTCCCGGCCTTCGAACAGGCCGTGGTCGCAGCCGGACCGTGGGACGTTGTGATCGACATGATCTGCTTCCGGCCCGACGAGGCCGCCAGCGTGCTGCGGGCCGGCGCCGGCCGCTGCGGTCATTTCATTTTCTGCAGCACGGTGTGCACCTACGGCAACACGCAGACTGTCGTGCCCACCACCGAAGACACCCCGCAGGTGCCGCACTCGGAATACGGGCGCCACAAGTTCGCGTGCGAGCAGCTTTTCCTGCGGGCCCATGCCGAGGGGAAGATGCCGGTCACGATCATCCGACCCTCGCACACCTACGGCCCGGGTGGCGGCATCATCAACAACCTGCACACCGAGCCCTCGTTCCTTGCCCGCCTGCGCGCAGGCCGGCCGGTCATCGTCAGCGGCGACGGCCACGGACTCTGGCAGAGCGCCTATGCCGACGACGTCGGCCGGGGCTTCGCCCATGCCGCGGCCAATCCACGCTGCTTCGGCCAGGCCTATAACGCCGTGGCCGACGAGGTGGTCACGTGGGACCAATACGTTCGGCGCACCGCCGCGACCATCGGCGCGCCAGAGCCCCGGCTTGTGCACCTGCCGACCGATTTCCTGCTGGCGGTCGATGCCAAGCGCTACGTGCTGCTCGACGAGATTTTTCGGTTTCACGGCGTTTATTCGAACACGAAGCTGAAGCGCGACGTGCCGGAGTTCCGCCTCACCACGTCCTACGAGGAGGGCGTCCGCCGCACCGTGGCGTGGATCGACCGGCACAAGCCGGTGCCGCCTTTGCCGGCCGACACCCCGGACGACCGGCTCATCGCGGCGTGGGACAAGTTTGTCGTGACGGCGCCACGGGGTTGA
- a CDS encoding endonuclease Q family protein codes for MRFAADLHLHSRHAGGVSPAMTLENIALWAQRKGVDLLGTGDCLQPQWLAEIEAHTMEAGSGLLALKPEMEKAVHARLPEALRRSLRFVLSTEVNCAPPGTEEMQGIHQLVYFPSPAVAREFAARVAKKGDLQEGRPTLALSCRDLVRGARDFDRVHVAAPHVMNPWFSVLGVVGGGTSAAEVYGDELPNLWAVETGLTSNPAMCRRVPGLDRHGLYSCSDAHSLENIGRECTLLDIEPGYDALMAALRAGSTEHIQGTLKYPIELTRYFLNWCSDCQEPFGAWPNCPECGRKLTMGSRDRLEKLSAVRPAPAFPDRAPPFEALRPLRHIVATVENRSPEGAAACRGAGEIVDRLGPERYVLAEAGAAELLSATTPEIARDVLNQRTGTVSRRAGPGPVQFGQAGLGI; via the coding sequence ATGCGTTTTGCCGCCGATCTCCACCTGCACTCCCGCCATGCCGGCGGGGTGTCGCCGGCGATGACGCTGGAGAACATCGCGCTCTGGGCGCAGCGCAAGGGGGTGGATTTGCTCGGCACCGGCGACTGCCTGCAACCGCAATGGCTGGCGGAGATCGAGGCGCACACGATGGAGGCCGGGTCCGGCCTGCTCGCCCTGAAACCGGAGATGGAGAAGGCGGTGCACGCACGCCTGCCGGAGGCCCTGCGCCGGTCGCTGCGGTTTGTGCTCAGCACGGAGGTGAATTGCGCCCCGCCCGGGACGGAGGAGATGCAGGGCATCCACCAGCTGGTCTATTTTCCGTCGCCTGCCGTGGCGCGGGAGTTCGCGGCGCGCGTCGCCAAGAAAGGCGATTTGCAGGAAGGCCGGCCCACCCTGGCGCTGTCCTGCCGGGACCTCGTGCGCGGGGCCCGGGATTTCGACCGGGTCCATGTCGCCGCGCCGCACGTGATGAACCCGTGGTTCTCGGTGCTGGGCGTGGTGGGCGGCGGGACTTCCGCCGCGGAAGTCTACGGCGACGAGCTGCCGAATCTCTGGGCCGTGGAAACCGGGCTGACCTCCAATCCGGCCATGTGCCGCCGCGTGCCGGGGCTGGACCGGCACGGGCTCTACTCGTGTTCCGACGCCCATTCGCTGGAAAACATCGGCCGCGAGTGCACCCTGCTGGACATCGAACCCGGCTACGACGCGCTCATGGCCGCGCTGCGCGCTGGCTCGACGGAACACATCCAAGGCACCCTGAAATATCCCATCGAACTCACCCGATATTTCCTGAACTGGTGCAGCGATTGCCAGGAGCCGTTCGGCGCGTGGCCAAACTGCCCGGAGTGCGGCAGGAAACTGACCATGGGCTCGCGGGATCGTTTGGAAAAACTGTCCGCGGTGAGACCGGCGCCGGCATTTCCCGACCGGGCGCCGCCTTTTGAGGCATTGCGCCCCCTGCGCCATATCGTTGCCACGGTTGAAAACAGGAGCCCGGAAGGTGCGGCGGCGTGTCGCGGGGCCGGCGAGATCGTCGACCGGCTCGGTCCGGAGCGGTATGTGCTCGCGGAAGCCGGGGCGGCCGAGCTGCTGAGCGCCACCACTCCGGAGATCGCCCGCGACGTTCTCAACCAGCGCACGGGAACGGTGTCCCGCCGCGCCGGCCCCGGCCCGGTCCAGTTCGGGCAGGCCGGCCTCGGGATCTGA
- a CDS encoding SRPBCC family protein: MKENDQPAQFPAPGEIRIMRTLPGPIERVWTYLTDPEKRSRWFAGGPMELRAGGKMELFFQHKNISPTETPPAEHACKHEGGKSMAGTILRCEPPRVLSYTFGENSDVTFELIPQDEKVLMILTHRSRGDDLPSLMGFASGWHAHLAILLAQLEGTPQPPFWATHARLKTEYEKQLPVNVN; this comes from the coding sequence ATGAAAGAGAACGACCAACCCGCCCAGTTCCCCGCCCCCGGCGAAATCCGCATCATGCGCACGCTGCCCGGCCCCATCGAGCGCGTCTGGACCTACCTGACCGACCCCGAGAAGCGCAGCCGCTGGTTCGCCGGCGGCCCGATGGAGCTCCGCGCGGGCGGGAAGATGGAACTCTTCTTTCAGCACAAGAACATCTCCCCCACCGAGACGCCACCCGCCGAGCACGCCTGCAAACACGAGGGCGGCAAGAGCATGGCGGGTACGATCCTCCGCTGTGAGCCGCCCCGCGTGCTCAGCTACACCTTCGGGGAGAATTCGGACGTCACCTTCGAACTCATCCCCCAGGACGAGAAAGTGCTCATGATCCTCACGCACCGCAGCCGCGGGGACGACCTGCCATCCCTCATGGGCTTCGCTTCCGGCTGGCACGCGCATCTCGCCATTCTGCTCGCCCAGCTGGAAGGCACGCCCCAGCCGCCCTTCTGGGCGACTCACGCCCGCTTGAAAACCGAATACGAGAAACAGCTTCCCGTGAACGTGAACTGA